A stretch of Ipomoea triloba cultivar NCNSP0323 chromosome 13, ASM357664v1 DNA encodes these proteins:
- the LOC116001187 gene encoding uncharacterized protein LOC116001187, translated as MAVWVRLPDLPMEYFRYDTITAILDNVGKPLKLDRTTTVASKGRFTRSAVEVDLNKPLVSEVLAMNSVQLVEYEGLHVVYFNCGVVGHREQSCPDNKPTQTDTPNMDSNEAPTPEAEGNQNVASPSPTSPLWQVKPRYETWMLVTKKLRPVSEGKNPRQPRKEANSSVTSGNQFDALADMRETGSPPTNRSKADKNKSKPGPNHGTKGKSPVPSNLRTSSPRQLKRLLTRRTLVPLIPIASLLEAVGDVPVLHGEREEALEGVTGPTRGSMA; from the coding sequence ATGGCAGTTTGGGTCAGACTCCCTGATCTTCCAATGGAGTATTTTAGGTACGACACCATTACAGCGATCTTGGATAACGTCGGTAAACCCCTCAAGCTGGATAGGACGACGACGGTTGCATCCAAAGGGAGATTCACCAGATCGGCGGTGGAAGTTGACCTTAATAAACCGCTGGTCTCCGAAGTTTTGGCGATGAACTCTGTGCAGCTAGTTGAATATGAAGGCTTACATGTTGTCTACTTCAATTGTGGCGTTGTTGGCCACCGCGAACAATCCTGCCCTGATAATAAACCGACACAAACCGACACGCCGAATATGGATTCGAATGAGGCTCCAACCCCTGAAGCCGAGGGTAACCAGAACGTTGCGTCGCCATCCCCTACATCCCCTCTGTGGCAGGTTAAGCCTCGTTATGAGACTTGGATGTTGGTCACAAAGAAACTAAGACCAGTATCTGAAGGCAAGAACCCGCGTCAACCCAGGAAGGAGGCTAATAGCTCTGTCACTAGTGGTAATCAATTCGACGCTCTGGCTGACATGCGTGAAACGGGTTCACCTCCCACAAACCGTAGTAAGGCCGACAAGAACAAGTCTAAGCCAGGCCCTAACCATGGCACCAAAGGTAAGTCCCCTGTTCCTTCTAATCTTCGCACGTCATCCCCCCGCCAACTCAAGCGGTTACTAACCCGTCGCACACTGGTACCACTCATTCCCATAGCCAGCCTTCTAGAGGCCGTGGGGGACGTTCCAGTGCTACACGGGGAAAGGGAAGAGGCGTTGGAAGGGGTGACCGGACCGACCAGGGGTTCAATGGCGTAG